A portion of the Luxibacter massiliensis genome contains these proteins:
- a CDS encoding sugar phosphate nucleotidyltransferase, whose product MGINDFTIPPNTTVRRAIEKIDKLSHKAVFITDTKNKLLGLFTEGDMRKFILADGNLSAPITEAMNTNPVVFDSVTSARIAQKEKRMVVYPVVSSQGELMDVIFNHGKSEKQKNRSGLQDIPLVIMAGGKGTRLYPYTKVLPKALIPIGDITITERIINQFHSYGCRDVHFILNHKANMIKSYYDDLSKDYVVHYYTESTFLGTGGGLGLLKGQIHNTFFLSNCDIIINDDLDCAVKTHKKQRNVITFLCAVKNLVVPYGVVNTDAAGQITQMVEKPEYSFLTNTGVYIIEPEVIEELPENKFIHFPEIAKRYMDQGQNVGVFPISESSWMDMGEFTEMNKMMKVFEGNKDEIC is encoded by the coding sequence ATGGGGATTAATGATTTTACCATACCACCTAATACAACTGTACGAAGAGCCATTGAAAAAATTGATAAGCTGAGTCACAAGGCAGTCTTTATTACAGACACCAAGAACAAACTTTTGGGTTTATTCACAGAAGGGGATATGCGGAAATTTATCCTCGCAGATGGAAATCTTTCTGCCCCCATCACCGAAGCTATGAATACAAATCCTGTAGTATTTGATTCTGTTACTTCCGCAAGAATAGCACAAAAGGAAAAGCGGATGGTTGTTTATCCAGTAGTCTCAAGTCAAGGAGAGCTGATGGATGTGATATTTAACCACGGAAAGAGTGAAAAGCAGAAAAATAGATCTGGTCTTCAGGATATTCCCCTTGTAATTATGGCAGGGGGGAAGGGAACCAGATTATATCCTTACACAAAAGTTCTTCCAAAGGCCTTAATCCCAATTGGGGATATAACTATAACAGAGCGTATCATAAACCAGTTTCACAGCTATGGCTGCCGGGATGTACATTTTATACTTAACCATAAAGCAAATATGATTAAATCTTATTATGATGATTTGTCTAAAGATTATGTTGTACATTATTATACAGAGTCAACTTTTCTGGGAACTGGAGGTGGGTTGGGACTTTTAAAGGGACAGATCCATAATACATTCTTTTTGTCTAACTGCGACATCATTATTAATGATGATCTTGATTGTGCCGTAAAAACCCATAAAAAGCAAAGAAATGTAATTACTTTTCTATGTGCTGTAAAAAATCTTGTAGTTCCATATGGTGTGGTTAACACTGATGCGGCGGGACAAATAACTCAAATGGTAGAAAAACCAGAATATTCCTTTTTAACAAATACAGGTGTGTATATTATTGAACCAGAAGTTATTGAGGAACTCCCTGAAAATAAGTTTATACATTTTCCCGAAATTGCAAAAAGGTATATGGATCAAGGGCAAAATGTAGGGGTTTTTCCAATTTCTGAGTCATCCTGGATGGATATGGGAGAATTTACGGAAATGAATAAAATGATGAAAGTTTTTGAGGGAAATAAAGATGAAATTTGCTAA
- a CDS encoding polysaccharide pyruvyl transferase family protein: MKFANIIFNKRGEELTIGDDLQLLAIENLYLYMGIDYQDVVRIERTELQTYDGEYVILPISFPFVAYYDDLTITCFSEKIIPIFLGFCVFSKTLCEKDVAYLKRFAPIGCRDEYTLNTMKKYNIPAYLNGCMTLTFPKEVRSREHLTRIFCIDVQEELIPFIPKDLLPQCEFSSHSYISSSIECNPEEFARNIYMKYRNEARLVITSRLHAAIPCMAAGIPVIFAKDIFSYRFAGVDKFIQIYDKQEFGNINWNPLPIDYEGKKSELLQLATKRILNIYNEHQQISVWNAWMQDRQPREWYVEFMDNSIEYIKKNWPKDTEIEYALWGITQVASNLQNYIQNYYPKAKLRAVVDRDKRISIYGLESSDKNILRGMNNIYVFICTGAAVQEAKSFLPHIGIENYYNCCEVISKTY, translated from the coding sequence ATGAAATTTGCTAATATTATTTTTAATAAAAGAGGAGAAGAATTAACTATAGGCGATGATTTGCAATTGCTTGCTATAGAAAACCTATATCTTTATATGGGGATTGATTATCAGGATGTAGTTCGGATAGAGCGTACTGAATTGCAGACTTATGATGGTGAGTATGTAATTCTTCCTATCTCATTTCCATTTGTTGCTTACTATGATGATCTTACTATAACATGCTTTTCAGAAAAAATTATACCTATTTTTCTGGGGTTTTGTGTTTTTTCCAAGACACTGTGTGAGAAAGATGTTGCGTATTTAAAACGTTTTGCGCCTATTGGGTGTAGGGATGAATACACATTAAACACCATGAAAAAATATAATATTCCTGCATACTTAAATGGATGTATGACATTAACCTTTCCAAAGGAAGTACGATCAAGAGAACATCTAACTAGGATTTTCTGTATAGATGTACAGGAGGAACTCATACCATTTATTCCAAAAGATTTATTACCGCAATGTGAATTTTCGAGTCATTCTTATATTAGTAGTTCAATTGAATGCAATCCTGAAGAATTTGCAAGGAATATATATATGAAGTACCGAAATGAGGCAAGGCTAGTAATAACCTCCCGTCTGCATGCAGCAATCCCATGTATGGCTGCAGGTATTCCTGTGATATTTGCAAAAGATATTTTTTCTTATAGATTCGCAGGAGTTGACAAATTTATTCAAATATATGATAAGCAAGAATTTGGTAATATTAATTGGAATCCACTTCCGATAGATTATGAAGGAAAGAAGTCTGAATTATTACAGCTAGCAACAAAGCGTATTTTAAATATTTATAATGAACATCAGCAAATATCTGTTTGGAATGCCTGGATGCAGGACAGGCAGCCAAGAGAATGGTACGTTGAATTTATGGATAATAGTATAGAATATATTAAAAAGAATTGGCCTAAGGATACAGAAATAGAGTATGCATTATGGGGAATTACACAGGTAGCTTCTAATCTACAAAACTATATTCAGAACTATTACCCTAAAGCTAAATTGAGAGCTGTGGTAGATCGTGATAAAAGGATATCCATTTATGGCTTGGAATCAAGTGATAAAAATATTTTAAGAGGGATGAATAATATTTATGTGTTCATATGCACCGGTGCAGCAGTTCAGGAAGCCAAGAGCTTTCTCCCACACATTGGTATTGAGAATTACTATAATTGCTGTGAAGTTATATCAAAGACATATTAA
- a CDS encoding glycosyltransferase family protein codes for MQRIYKKLLYIRENNKVYYICIGMLFLLFSLRIFNLDCDLPPFGISYYQSIDEGLYSKMAINLYKYDSLLNTADFSLYTAPNYRANIIGNILQYISLKILGNNYYGFRIAYVIIAMLALFLIIKTVEEITKQYGISVKNSRFFILSIMIFVIADFSYLMMSRTVENSNIRVAILILSIYIFVKANTKYRYFLLSFIGILSIFLVYYSHIVTIATASVLVLNSLFRKNWEHSKKIIIQYLLGILLGIIIAELYYLLVWNTGAFSNLFKAIFDFSDRINTVQSAGLLKKLVKGVFLFLNSNMFFYSFAFLFLSIVSIIFNIGYAIKKNDEIYLLINVIIILGFVQSVLTQDWMERKAIVFYPALIINIILFIINISKNRLVVNIKQSTKKICYTLFCIALLINIYTMFRLHINYSYFYDFGKADILIVLISIAFQFVCIVIFVYKYIFKKNYNGKLYYCIIMLSVVVINLFFSFKYVYLNDSYVSKKTMKEIGNIVGQDYIAGPYAYGFSLYNDCKMISNKNLQVKQLVDEGYVEYVLDYSTGPYYANQILPEDMRELIYESPHSVKAFGWYNYIGLYKKID; via the coding sequence ATGCAAAGAATCTATAAAAAGCTATTATATATAAGAGAAAACAATAAAGTATATTATATTTGTATAGGTATGCTCTTTCTTTTATTTAGCCTTAGAATATTCAATTTAGACTGTGACTTGCCGCCTTTTGGAATTTCCTACTATCAGTCAATTGATGAAGGCCTTTATTCAAAAATGGCAATAAATTTATATAAATATGATAGTTTATTAAATACCGCTGATTTTTCATTATATACAGCTCCTAATTACCGGGCTAATATCATAGGAAACATACTTCAGTATATATCGTTAAAAATTTTAGGAAATAATTATTACGGTTTCCGTATTGCTTATGTAATAATAGCTATGTTAGCATTATTTCTTATTATTAAAACAGTAGAAGAAATTACAAAACAATATGGAATATCAGTTAAAAATAGTCGTTTTTTTATTTTATCTATTATGATATTTGTTATAGCAGATTTTTCATATTTAATGATGAGTAGAACTGTTGAAAACAGTAATATACGAGTGGCTATACTAATCCTATCTATTTATATTTTTGTAAAGGCAAATACTAAATATAGATATTTTTTACTGTCATTTATTGGTATTCTATCAATTTTTCTTGTATATTATTCACATATTGTTACAATAGCCACCGCCTCAGTTTTAGTTTTAAATTCTTTATTTAGAAAAAATTGGGAGCATTCAAAGAAAATAATAATACAATATCTTTTAGGGATCCTTCTAGGTATTATAATTGCAGAATTATATTATTTGTTAGTTTGGAATACAGGAGCATTTTCAAACCTTTTTAAAGCTATATTTGATTTTTCAGACAGAATTAACACTGTACAATCAGCTGGACTATTGAAGAAACTGGTTAAAGGCGTATTTTTATTTTTAAATAGCAATATGTTTTTTTATAGCTTTGCTTTTTTGTTTTTATCAATAGTTTCCATAATTTTTAATATAGGATATGCTATTAAAAAGAATGATGAGATTTATCTATTAATAAATGTTATTATTATACTAGGATTTGTACAATCAGTTCTTACTCAGGACTGGATGGAAAGAAAAGCCATAGTTTTTTATCCAGCATTGATAATAAATATAATTTTATTTATAATTAATATTTCGAAAAATAGACTAGTAGTTAATATAAAACAGTCTACTAAAAAAATATGTTATACTTTATTTTGTATTGCTTTATTAATAAATATTTATACAATGTTCAGGTTACACATTAATTATTCTTACTTTTATGATTTTGGAAAAGCCGATATTTTAATTGTACTGATCAGTATAGCTTTTCAGTTTGTATGTATTGTTATATTCGTATATAAATATATATTTAAAAAGAATTATAACGGTAAATTATATTACTGTATTATCATGCTTTCAGTAGTTGTAATAAACTTATTCTTTTCCTTTAAATATGTTTATTTAAATGATTCTTATGTAAGTAAGAAAACAATGAAGGAAATAGGAAATATTGTAGGACAGGACTATATTGCAGGTCCTTATGCTTATGGATTTAGTTTATATAATGATTGCAAAATGATTTCAAATAAAAACCTACAAGTAAAGCAATTAGTGGATGAAGGATATGTAGAGTACGTTTTAGATTACAGTACAGGGCCTTATTATGCAAACCAGATCTTACCAGAAGATATGAGGGAATTGATATATGAATCTCCACATTCTGTTAAAGCCTTCGGCTGGTATAATTATATAGGTTTATATAAAAAGATAGATTAA
- a CDS encoding glycosyltransferase family 2 protein, whose amino-acid sequence MKKISICIACYNEEKNIPLLYESLKKVINYINNYYFEIIFADNASTDSSVDILKSIAKKDKRVKIIINNRNFGPLRSGKNCLFRAKGDAIISITCDLQDPPEMIPKFIEKWEKGELVVWGQKTKSKENIFMYAIRTLYYKILKKFSSLPQYDHVTGFGLLDKQVLDNAKKYSDNFIGIKALVVELGYKVCLVPYTQEKRNAGKSSYNFSRYLDLGISRLVQSSTLPLRIATVLGVIMSICFFIIAIIYFIIKLCWWDTYPIGIGPLIISIFFIGSVQLMFIGVLGEYIGQILSRIMPAPLVIEKELINFDEEL is encoded by the coding sequence GTGAAAAAGATTAGCATTTGTATCGCCTGCTACAACGAAGAAAAAAATATTCCACTTTTATATGAGAGCTTAAAAAAAGTAATTAATTATATTAATAATTATTATTTTGAAATTATTTTTGCAGATAATGCCTCTACAGATTCATCCGTTGATATCTTGAAATCTATAGCAAAAAAAGATAAAAGAGTTAAAATTATTATAAATAATCGTAATTTTGGACCTTTAAGATCAGGAAAAAATTGCTTATTCCGTGCAAAAGGCGATGCTATTATATCTATCACTTGTGATCTTCAAGATCCTCCGGAAATGATACCAAAATTTATTGAAAAGTGGGAAAAAGGAGAACTGGTCGTATGGGGACAGAAAACCAAAAGTAAAGAAAATATATTTATGTATGCAATACGCACTTTATATTACAAAATTTTAAAGAAGTTTTCTTCTTTGCCTCAATATGATCATGTTACCGGTTTTGGGTTATTAGATAAACAAGTTTTAGATAATGCAAAAAAGTACTCTGATAATTTTATTGGTATAAAAGCATTAGTAGTAGAATTAGGGTACAAGGTTTGCTTAGTTCCTTATACACAGGAAAAAAGAAATGCTGGAAAATCTTCTTATAACTTTTCACGTTATCTGGATCTAGGGATCAGCCGTCTTGTACAATCATCTACTTTGCCATTAAGAATAGCGACTGTGTTAGGCGTTATAATGTCAATTTGTTTTTTTATTATTGCTATTATTTATTTTATAATTAAATTATGTTGGTGGGACACTTATCCTATAGGAATAGGGCCACTTATAATTAGTATATTTTTTATTGGGTCTGTACAACTTATGTTTATTGGTGTCCTGGGTGAGTACATTGGACAGATTTTAAGCAGAATTATGCCTGCTCCCTTGGTAATAGAGAAGGAACTTATTAATTTTGATGAAGAACTATAA